Sequence from the Segatella copri genome:
CATGCAGTCCGTCATCGGCAGACAGACAAGCCGCACTAAACTGGTCTGTATCTTTACAGAGAATGCAATGGCATAGAACAGCCATAAAGCAACGTTCCTTGGAGGCTTTGCGCCTCCAGCCACTTGGGCGAACCACCGCAGTGTGTTTTAGCATGGTATTAGATTTATATAGGTAACACAAATGATACCCGGCAAACACGAACAACTCGGTATAGCCAATAAAACGAGGCGACAACCTATAACAGCCACGCTCGGTAAGTTATACGTTGTCGCCTTGTTCATTTCACACACTCATCAAGGACATTCTCCTACACACCTTTCATTCTGTACGCCTCACGATAGTTAGCCATCAGAATCTTCTGAATATCGGACTCGCGGTAGAGTATCTTTCCGCCAAGCTGGATATACGGGATGACACCGTTGTTTCGGTAGTCCTGCAGGGTTCTTCGGCTCAGTTGCAGTCTGGCACAAAGCTCCTTGTCCGTCATGAAGCGCTCACCGTCAAGCATGGGGCGGTAGTTCATCACGGCACGTTCAAAGTTGTCAACCATTCGGTTGAGGTGGTTCACGATGTGGTTCATCCACTCGCTGTTTCTTGTCATTACTTCATTGCTCATAGTTGTCTCGTTTTATTGTTGATACTTACGTTACTCGGTTTACTTGCTGCTTTGGATTAAGTGGCTGTTGTATATTGACAGCCTAACCTGTGCGCTTGCGAAAGCGCATGTCCTTTTTCTTGTCCTCCACTACTGCTACGATAGCCATCACGTCCTCCGGCTTGTAGTAGGTCTTGTGGCTGATTTGCGTATAAGCCAAAGTTCCGTTGTCCCGAAGCGTCTGCACTGTCCGTGGGCAGATGTTGAGCGTCTGACACACGTCCTGCGTGTCGAGCCACTTGTTCATGGTCTTGTCCTCACTGTGCTCACGGATTCTGTCCATGCGCTTCACGAAGTTCTCCAACTGGGCATCAAGATAGTTGAATGCCTCTTCCTCGAATACGATGAATCCCATATTTTTCTTTTTTCTAAGTTAATACTATGTTATATGTCGCAAAGCTCC
This genomic interval carries:
- a CDS encoding helix-turn-helix domain-containing protein, which gives rise to MSNEVMTRNSEWMNHIVNHLNRMVDNFERAVMNYRPMLDGERFMTDKELCARLQLSRRTLQDYRNNGVIPYIQLGGKILYRESDIQKILMANYREAYRMKGV
- a CDS encoding helix-turn-helix domain-containing protein, translated to MGFIVFEEEAFNYLDAQLENFVKRMDRIREHSEDKTMNKWLDTQDVCQTLNICPRTVQTLRDNGTLAYTQISHKTYYKPEDVMAIVAVVEDKKKDMRFRKRTG